One genomic segment of Ipomoea triloba cultivar NCNSP0323 chromosome 9, ASM357664v1 includes these proteins:
- the LOC116029898 gene encoding histone-lysine N-methyltransferase, H3 lysine-9 specific SUVH5-like, which yields MVKNQQEGRSMESERERVMELLKKFRAICKNLLQENNKEFKKNSESMRIDILAAREVKKMGSLYIQRTNSPGPIPGVEVGDKFLYRMELILVGLHSNIQKGIDFICNGAGERIATSVVASGGYANETSDPNVLIYCGQGGDMVSGIQHEDQSLKSPGNYALKNSIRVKNPVRVIRGTKEKAECSFRGDATTFVYDGLYEVVGLWRDTSCNGKLLYKFKLVRITESSSSDTAYIC from the coding sequence ATGGTAAAGAACCAGCAGGAAGGAAGATCAATGGAAAGCGAAAGAGAAAGAGTGATGGAGCTTTTAAAGAAATTCAGGGCAATATGCAAGAATCTTTTGCAGGAAAACAAcaaagaattcaaaaaaaattctgagTCTATGAGAATCGACATCTTAGCAGCAAGAGAGGTGAAGAAAATGGGATCTCTCTACATACAGAGAACAAATTCCCCAGGCCCAATTCCAGGAGTGGAAGTGGGGGACAAATTTCTGTACAGAATGGAGCTCATTCTGGTAGGCCTGCACAGTAATATACAGAAAGGGATAGATTTCATCTGCAATGGCGCCGGGGAAAGAATCGCGACGAGCGTGGTGGCTTCGGGAGGGTATGCCAACGAAACCAGCGACCCGAACGTGCTGATTTATTGTGGACAGGGCGGGGACATGGTTTCTGGGATTCAACATGAAGATCAGAGCCTGAAAAGCCCTGGAAACTATGCACTGAAGAACAGCATTAGAGTGAAGAATCCTGTGAGGGTAATCCGAGGCACCAAGGAAAAGGCAGAATGTTCGTTTAGAGGAGATGCGACAACGTTTGTGTATGATGGGCTGTACGAGGTTGTGGGATTGTGGAGAGACACCAGCTGCAATGGCAAGTTGCTGTACAAGTTCAAGCTGGTGAGGATTACTGAATCATCTTCATCAGACACAGCATATATATGCTAG